Sequence from the Parvicella tangerina genome:
AACATCTGGTGTAATTTCCGCAGGGCCAAAATCTTTTGTGCCTTCTGAAATATCTCCTGTGCCAGGTATAACAGTTAATGGTCCTGTCCAGAAATCATTCCCCTGCCTGAATTTCAAAGCAGCTACCTTAAGTTGGTTATTAACATCCTTTCCTCCCATCCACAAAGCTCCAGCATACATCAAGTATTCATCTGAACCCTTTGGCACCTCATAAGCTGCTTGATTACTACTCCGATCTTGCCACATCGAACCACCTGTTTCAATGAGTGCGCTAACATTATTGTACTCCATAAACTTTGAGGCGATTGAGGGAGAACAATTGGCTGCCTTTGCCTGTAAGGAGTTTGAATGAGTTGCAGATAGATTCACCTTTTCAGGGTCAATCGATGCAAAAGAAAAGGAATAAAAAAGAGCCGTTAAAAATGTCAGGTAAAATGCTTTCATATAAGCGGTAATTTAGTTGGTTTGAATTAGGAATTTAATTCAGTTTTATCCAACAAAAAACAGCCATTGAGCCAACGGCTGTTTTCAATGCTTGTATGGTCAAGCTGACTACACCAACGCAATATCCAATACCTCTATCATTTCTTTAACGTAGTGAAACTTCAAGCCTTCTAGATATTTCGGGTTAATATCCTCTACATCCTTTTGATTCTTTTCAGAGAGTATAATCTCTTTGATATTCGCTCGTTTTGCTGCTAATATTTTCTCCTTTATTCCTCCCACAGGAAGTACTTGACCTCTTAAGGTAATCTCACCAGTCATCGCTAAATATTTCTTGACTTTTCTTCCAGTAAGTTTACTCGCCAGAGCAGTTAGCATGGTTACTCCGGCAGATGGACCATCTTTGGGGGTTGCTCCCTCAGGAACGTGGATATGGAAGTCCAAATTCTCAAAATCAGTATCCTCCAGACTGATGTGATGCGCATTTGCTTTGATGTATTCTAAAGCGATCACTGCGGACTCTTTCATCACATCTCCCAAGTTTCCTGTTAAGGTAAGCTTTCCCTTTCCTTTATTCGTACTACACTCTACAAAAAGAATATCACCGCCTACCCTTGTCCACGCCAAACCGGTAACTACTCCCGTCACATTATTGGTTTCATATTTAGTTTTAGCATGACTCGGACCGAAGATATCCAACAGGTCTTTAATCGCTATTGATTTTTTATACGTTTCTTCTAAAGCTATTTGTTTAGCGCGATGGCGAACCAACTTAGCAATTCGCTTTTCAAGACCTCGAACACCACTCTCACTTGTGTACTCTTCAATAATCTTTTCAAGGACCTTTTCTGGCACTTTCAGATCTGATTTTTTCATTCCGTGCTCATTCAATTGCTTAGGCAGCAAATGCTTCTGAGCTATTTCTATCTTTTCCTCAACTGTATAACCATTCACTTCAATGATCTCCATACGATCTCGAAGAGCAGGTTGAATCGTACTCAAATCGTTTGCCGTAGCAATGAACATTACTTTAGAAAGGTCATAATCCAACTCTACATAATTATCATTAAATGCAAAATTTTGTTCAGGATCCAACACCTCTAATAGTGCAGAAGAAGGATCACCGTGATTACTTCTTCCCAGTTTATCGATCTCATCTAAAACAAACACAGGATTATCTGATTCCGCCTTCTTTATATTATTAATTACTCTTCCAGGCATTGCTCCAATATAGGTTTTACGATGACCTCGTATTTCAGCCTCATCGTGTACCCCTCCAAGAGACATTCTCACATATTTTCTACCGATCGCTTCAGCAATTGACTTTCCTAATGAAGTCTTACCAACACCAGGAGGTCCGTACAAACACAAAATAGGTGACTTCATGTCTCCTTTCAACTTCAATACAGCCAGGTATTCGATTATTCTTTCTTTCACCTTTTCTAAACCCGAGTGATCTCTGTCAAGAATTTCCTGCGCTTTCTTTAGATTAAACTTATCCTTGGTATAAACACCCCAAGGTAAATCCAGCAAAAGTTGTAAATAGTTAAGTTGCACACCGTATTCAGCTCCCTGCGGATTCATTCTTCCCAGCTTATCTAGTTCCTTATTGAAGACATCCGCTATTTTTGCTGACCACTTCTTTTCAGCCCCACGAGCTTTCATTTCTGTGATCTCTCGCTGAACAGGGTTTTCTCCTAGTTCATTTTGAATTTCCTTTAACTGCTGGTGAAGAAAATACTCTCGTTGCTGCTTGTCCAGATCCGTTTTAACCTTTGACTGAATATCATTTTTTAATTCGAGCATCTGCAATTCTTTGCTCAAGTATTTTAATAAATGCTCTGCCCTTTTGATCAAATCCTGCTCTACCAGCAAACGTTGCTTTTCTTCAATCTCAGCCTGCATGTGGCTAGCAATGAAATTCACCATAAAAGTTGGACTCTCAATATTCTTGATGGCAAAAGAGGCCTCTGTTGGAATATTAGGTGACTCTGTAATGATCTTCAAAGCCATGTCTTTAATCGAATCCATGATCGCATGCATTCGATTATCCATTTCTACGCTTCCAGTATCTTGAAAAGTAGCCACCTTAGCCAATAAATAGGGTTCTTCAGAAACTAATCCCATCAATTTACAGCGCTGCTTTCCCTGAATAATGGCGGTAGAAGTGCCGTCTGGCATTTTCAGTAATTTTAATATTTGCGCCACGGTACCCACCTCATTCAAATCATTGTAGGTGGGTTCTTCTACGTCCCCATTCTTTTGAGATACTACAGCAATCTGTCTTTTATTATTGTATGCATCTTGAATAAGTTTAATAGACTTATCTCTTCCAACAGTTATTGGCATTACTACCCCGGGAAACAAAACATTATTCCTGAGAGGAAGAATTGCCAACTCTTCAGGCAGTACCTCATTGTTCATTTTTTCCTCGTCTTCAGAAGATAACAAAGGAATAAACTCGGTACCATCTTCGATCCCACTCGCTATTATTATTGATTTTTTACTCTTATCTGATAAATAGTCACTCATAATCTTTCTTTTATACGTCAAACTGTCACGTTTATTTCTATTCAACTAATCTTGTCTTAGACAGATCTCAAATAATCTCCTAACTCACAATTAGTTACAGAATTCATCAATTGACTTCATTTAAATTTTTCAAAACTTGTGCCATTACTTACTTTTGCCATAATTACAGTTTATGAAAGCACATATATTTGACATGGATGGTCTTTTGATCGACTCAGAGCCATTCTGGAGAGCGGCAGAGATCAAGGTCTTTTCCTCTTTAGGTATTCCATTTAACGAGGAAATGTGTCGTCAAACCGTTGGAATGAGGATTGACGAAGTGGTCAACTACTGGAATAATGAGTTAGCGTTGAATATGCCAATTCACTCAACCGCAAATAACATTGTAGATGAACTCATCAGCCTAGTAAAACGTGACGGTATCGCTCTACCTGGCGTATACGCAACCTTAGAAAACCTTAAAGCTAACGATCGAAAAATTGCTTTGGCATCCTCTTCTCAAATGAGAATCATTGAAGAAGTCACTGAGAAATTGAACATTCAAGATTTCTTCAGTGTACTTCATTCTGCAGAATTTGAAAAGTACGGAAAACCATCTCCAGATGTTTTTTTAACCACTGCAAAAAAACTTGGTGTATCACCAATGGAATGTGTGGTATATGAAGATAGTAAAAACGGCATGAGAGCAGGAATAGCGGCAAAGATGAAGACGATCATAATCCCAGAATTCCCTGAACCTCATCTCAGCTGGCATGACGAAGCAGATATTAAATGGAGTTCATTGGAAAAGTTTAGTCTAGAATTATCAGAAACTTAGACTAAAACACATGCAAAAATAAAGAAGAGCAATATTTTGCTAGTAAAATACGGCAATTCAAAAAGTACACTCGTGACTTTATTGGATTTTTAGAATCTTTCTGCCATGAAAAGTGTTTTCGTATTGATATGTTTAATTCCTCAACTATTTCAAGCACAAATAAAAAATCTCGTACTAGAAGGCGGAGGTGTAAGAGGTATAGCTTATGTAGGAGCAATTCAGGCTCTTGAAGAGTTTGATCAATTGCACTCAATAGAAAATATTGCGGGGACTTCAGTAGGTTCAATTGCTGCAACTCTACTGTGTATTGGTTTTAACTCACATGAACTTCAAGAAGAACTTTCTTCCATAAAAATTCAACAATTCAATGATGGGAGGGGCATATTCATTGGTGGAATTCATCGAACAAACAAACAGTATGGGTGGTACAAAGGAGAAAAATTAACAGATTGGATCAATGATTTAATTGAACAAAAAACAGGCTTCAAAAATCTCACTTTTGAGCAACTATCTAAAATGGCTGACACCAGTGAAACTTTCAAGCATCTATATGTCACGGCTACTAATTTAACGCAACAACGGCCTGTTATAATCAATCACAATAGCTATCCCAACATGAGAATAGCTGATGCCGTAAGAGTTAGCACTTCAATTCCACTTTATTACTCTGCTGTATTTGTAGATTCTTGTGGCAACCTCTACTCAAAACCTCCTAAGGATATTGCCGTTGATGTACTCTCCGATGGCGGTTTTCTGACGAATTACCCGATCCATGTTTTTGACGCCAAATACTCTATTGAACAAACCATCGGGCTGAGATTAGACGATAGTAATCAAATCAAACAGGACACTTCTGGTAAACATCAGTTAGCACCTTATGAGATCAATAATCTTGTGGATTATATCGGTGCATTCTATAATCTCGTGATTGAAAACTTAAATCGATGCGATCTTACACCAGAAGACTGGGAAAGGACTATTTCAATTAGCACCTGCGGAATCGGACCAAGAGTCAAAAGGCTTTCTGAAGAGGAAGTTAACACATTGATAGTTGCAGGATATCATTCCGTGAAGAAATTTTTGTCCGATAATCAAAAGAATTAGTACCTTAAATCCATATTTCTTCGAGCTATGGATAGTATCACTTACAAGAAATCCCAAACGGGTTGGATTTTGCTAGGTATTTTACCGATTGTAATGCTTTATATTTTCCTCTCCTATTATTATCAATGGGGAGATCAGCCACTTTCTTACGAATATATGCTGATCTTCATTGGTGTTTTTGGTTTTATTCTTCTTATCTTTTATAACCTTACCATTTACATTCAGGGAAAAACGATTCACGTTAAGTTCGGTATTGGCCTCATTCATATCAAAATCCCCATAGAGAAACTTCACGAAGCTAAGATGGTCAAAACACCCTGGTGGTATGGCTGGGGAATCAGAGTTACACCTCAAGGTATGCTCTACAACGTCTACGGTAGAGATGCCGTTAAAGTTAACTATACGGGGAAAGGGAAAACGAAAACAGTCTTACTAGGTTCAGCAGAACCCGAAGAACTGCTAAAACACATCAAACAGATCCAAAATTAAATGAGAACACTGTTTTTCTTACTGATATTGGTTTCTTTAAGTTCCTTAGGGCAGACATTAAACGTACCTGTGAGGCCAGCTACCGCTTTATCTGGAAGTCAGTTAGTATCCGCCATCACGAGTTTATCTTTGCATGACAGAGAAGAATTTATCCTCAACGAAGTTCTAACAGGGAACGTTCCTAATTTTCAGCGGAATATGATCTTGATCGAAGACTCAGCGCTGATCAGTGGATCTTATGTTCAGGTATCTTATTATGTAATTCCCGACTATTTGGCCTTAGGTAGTAATTCCGATTATTATTTATGTCCAATGACTCCAATCCTTGCGCAACGACTGGCAGATTCGATTGACTGTGTATTACCCACCAGAAAGATGGTGGACCATATTTGGAGCCATGCCTCTGTAAAAATGACTCCCGAATCCATTCCTCCATCACCACAAATGACTACCGTACCTGTAATGAGTGATCACAACGATATGGTTTGGACACAACGACAAACTTTCTTTCCTGGAAATCCTTTGGGCGACCTTGTTGCTGGAAACAAGAAAGATGTTGTCCTCAGTAATCAAATTTATTCCGGATCATTTGACAATGTCGTGATCTATGGATGGCACTATCCTAACGGTTCCAATATCCAACCTCTTTACAATGGTCATATCAATGAATATGCTGACTACAGTCATGGCATCCGATTTGTTCAAAAAGAAGTCTATGTAGATGGATCACCAATGAGTGCAGAGAACGTACTTTCTTCCACATCTCTTTACAGTTTATTGAGTGACGAAGGCGTAATCAGTCAGCCCTTCTATCCAGATACAACTTCTGGTACAACCACTCCCCCTTTGCCGAGTGTTCTAAAGTCTTTTTGTGTGCTGCAAAACTCAAGTACAGCAATTGATATTAGCATTGCTCAAAATAGCAATATTGATGCCTACGAGGTATACCTTAGCACAGACGGCATAAACTACAGTTTTCATTCTCAGCATAGTGTGAATAGCTTCACAGTATCCGGACTTCAACCCAATACGGTTTATTATGTGAAATTATTGGCTGAAAATAGTGCAGGCGTGTCTAGTTTATCTGAAGTTCTTGGAACAGTAACCACAGACTCAACCAGTAAGTATTTAATCGTAAATGGTTTTGACAGAGGCAGCACAGGGAATACGTATGACTTTATTCGTCAGCATGGAACTGCAATTTGGAATGACACCATTGCTTTCTCTAGTGCTACAAATGAGGCTGTTTTAGATGGATTAGT
This genomic interval carries:
- a CDS encoding T9SS type A sorting domain-containing protein, producing MRTLFFLLILVSLSSLGQTLNVPVRPATALSGSQLVSAITSLSLHDREEFILNEVLTGNVPNFQRNMILIEDSALISGSYVQVSYYVIPDYLALGSNSDYYLCPMTPILAQRLADSIDCVLPTRKMVDHIWSHASVKMTPESIPPSPQMTTVPVMSDHNDMVWTQRQTFFPGNPLGDLVAGNKKDVVLSNQIYSGSFDNVVIYGWHYPNGSNIQPLYNGHINEYADYSHGIRFVQKEVYVDGSPMSAENVLSSTSLYSLLSDEGVISQPFYPDTTSGTTTPPLPSVLKSFCVLQNSSTAIDISIAQNSNIDAYEVYLSTDGINYSFHSQHSVNSFTVSGLQPNTVYYVKLLAENSAGVSSLSEVLGTVTTDSTSKYLIVNGFDRGSTGNTYDFIRQHGTAIWNDTIAFSSATNEAVLDGLVTLSDYPALDYILGEESTIDETFDYNEQDLIEVFLDGGGYLFVSGAELAWDLHYQGSVQDQTFFENYLKSYYVDDAPNGLSGMYYQFEGMGNGLFDTISSSFFDDGTHGTYDVNYPDVLLGVVGGIEILQYSNVSNQSAGVMFEGRFPGASVQDTGKLVIFGFPFETIYPASKRLSIMSEINEFFFPELSSNNPDLGLNYTPKKITVYPNPSSSRIYFEQVVDVAEIFSLEGKKIMETKNTDQVDLTNIPNGLYLLKIKANNESHQTKIQIIH
- the hxpB gene encoding hexitol phosphatase HxpB is translated as MKAHIFDMDGLLIDSEPFWRAAEIKVFSSLGIPFNEEMCRQTVGMRIDEVVNYWNNELALNMPIHSTANNIVDELISLVKRDGIALPGVYATLENLKANDRKIALASSSQMRIIEEVTEKLNIQDFFSVLHSAEFEKYGKPSPDVFLTTAKKLGVSPMECVVYEDSKNGMRAGIAAKMKTIIIPEFPEPHLSWHDEADIKWSSLEKFSLELSET
- a CDS encoding patatin-like phospholipase family protein; this translates as MKSVFVLICLIPQLFQAQIKNLVLEGGGVRGIAYVGAIQALEEFDQLHSIENIAGTSVGSIAATLLCIGFNSHELQEELSSIKIQQFNDGRGIFIGGIHRTNKQYGWYKGEKLTDWINDLIEQKTGFKNLTFEQLSKMADTSETFKHLYVTATNLTQQRPVIINHNSYPNMRIADAVRVSTSIPLYYSAVFVDSCGNLYSKPPKDIAVDVLSDGGFLTNYPIHVFDAKYSIEQTIGLRLDDSNQIKQDTSGKHQLAPYEINNLVDYIGAFYNLVIENLNRCDLTPEDWERTISISTCGIGPRVKRLSEEEVNTLIVAGYHSVKKFLSDNQKN
- the lon gene encoding endopeptidase La; translation: MSDYLSDKSKKSIIIASGIEDGTEFIPLLSSEDEEKMNNEVLPEELAILPLRNNVLFPGVVMPITVGRDKSIKLIQDAYNNKRQIAVVSQKNGDVEEPTYNDLNEVGTVAQILKLLKMPDGTSTAIIQGKQRCKLMGLVSEEPYLLAKVATFQDTGSVEMDNRMHAIMDSIKDMALKIITESPNIPTEASFAIKNIESPTFMVNFIASHMQAEIEEKQRLLVEQDLIKRAEHLLKYLSKELQMLELKNDIQSKVKTDLDKQQREYFLHQQLKEIQNELGENPVQREITEMKARGAEKKWSAKIADVFNKELDKLGRMNPQGAEYGVQLNYLQLLLDLPWGVYTKDKFNLKKAQEILDRDHSGLEKVKERIIEYLAVLKLKGDMKSPILCLYGPPGVGKTSLGKSIAEAIGRKYVRMSLGGVHDEAEIRGHRKTYIGAMPGRVINNIKKAESDNPVFVLDEIDKLGRSNHGDPSSALLEVLDPEQNFAFNDNYVELDYDLSKVMFIATANDLSTIQPALRDRMEIIEVNGYTVEEKIEIAQKHLLPKQLNEHGMKKSDLKVPEKVLEKIIEEYTSESGVRGLEKRIAKLVRHRAKQIALEETYKKSIAIKDLLDIFGPSHAKTKYETNNVTGVVTGLAWTRVGGDILFVECSTNKGKGKLTLTGNLGDVMKESAVIALEYIKANAHHISLEDTDFENLDFHIHVPEGATPKDGPSAGVTMLTALASKLTGRKVKKYLAMTGEITLRGQVLPVGGIKEKILAAKRANIKEIILSEKNQKDVEDINPKYLEGLKFHYVKEMIEVLDIALV